One genomic window of Halorubrum hochsteinianum includes the following:
- a CDS encoding DUF7350 domain-containing protein has translation MTRDTTQADRTEPQRPHSRRRVLALGATAGVGALGGCLTNSGDGDAGGGSTGGADSGGDEATNGSGDDAGDDGGSPSLPRVEDPPAATYVPTHFEAMRRLDPVEAGDYLLEPMVTYPHRFWNVTGDRVEAAAPTDDHDVHLMVTVRDAETGRVLPAETGLRVTVGREGESGTPHTPWPMVSQEMGFHFGDNLSLDGDGTYEATVRVGAVDARKTGSFAGRFAEPATGTFTFEYDRAFRESVIGDIVYVQEESDWGVRGAMANGSLGRGGGRSYGDVDREGPNFVDAQRQDADRDHRGESRWEARVGDRRYGTYWRAPEEGELPPAAHLPGRLLGEPVVGDALLATALLPGGSRFVEGDKRYLLVSPRTPYNRSMLPMAAFDYAVRRGGSAVASGALDAALDDAVGYHYGTALDGVESGDELALSVATAPNVSRHAGYETALSETGEVTLTAEVPE, from the coding sequence ATGACACGCGACACGACACAGGCCGACCGGACCGAACCGCAGCGACCGCACAGCCGCCGCCGCGTGCTCGCGCTCGGCGCGACCGCCGGAGTGGGCGCGCTCGGCGGGTGTTTAACCAACTCCGGGGACGGCGACGCCGGCGGCGGGTCGACGGGCGGGGCCGACAGCGGCGGGGACGAAGCGACGAACGGGAGCGGGGACGACGCGGGGGACGACGGCGGGTCCCCGTCGCTGCCCCGGGTCGAGGACCCGCCGGCGGCGACGTACGTCCCGACGCACTTCGAGGCGATGCGGCGGTTAGATCCCGTCGAGGCGGGCGACTACCTCCTCGAACCGATGGTGACGTACCCGCACCGGTTCTGGAACGTGACCGGCGACCGGGTCGAGGCGGCGGCTCCGACCGACGACCACGACGTCCACCTGATGGTGACGGTCCGCGACGCCGAGACCGGGCGCGTCCTCCCGGCGGAGACCGGACTGCGGGTGACCGTCGGCCGCGAGGGCGAGTCGGGGACGCCACACACCCCGTGGCCGATGGTCTCACAGGAGATGGGGTTCCACTTCGGCGACAACCTCTCGCTGGACGGCGACGGCACCTACGAGGCGACGGTCCGGGTGGGGGCCGTCGACGCCCGAAAGACCGGGTCGTTCGCGGGACGGTTCGCGGAGCCGGCGACCGGGACGTTCACCTTCGAGTACGATCGGGCGTTCCGCGAGTCGGTGATCGGCGACATCGTGTACGTTCAAGAGGAGTCCGACTGGGGCGTCCGCGGCGCGATGGCGAACGGCTCGCTCGGGCGCGGCGGCGGGCGGAGCTACGGCGACGTCGACCGCGAGGGGCCGAACTTCGTCGACGCGCAGCGACAGGACGCCGACCGCGATCACCGCGGCGAGTCGCGGTGGGAGGCGCGCGTCGGCGACCGACGCTACGGGACCTACTGGCGCGCTCCCGAGGAGGGCGAACTGCCCCCCGCGGCGCACCTTCCCGGGCGGCTTCTGGGCGAACCGGTCGTCGGCGACGCGCTGCTCGCGACCGCCCTGCTCCCCGGCGGGTCGCGGTTCGTCGAGGGCGACAAACGGTACCTCCTCGTCTCGCCCCGGACGCCGTACAACCGGTCGATGCTCCCGATGGCCGCGTTCGACTACGCCGTGCGCCGCGGCGGGAGCGCCGTCGCGTCGGGGGCGCTCGACGCCGCGCTCGACGACGCGGTCGGCTACCACTACGGGACCGCCCTCGACGGCGTCGAGTCGGGCGATGAACTGGCGCTCTCGGTGGCGACCGCCCCGAACGTCTCGCGGCACGCGGGCTACGAGACGGCGCTGTCGGAGACGGGCGAGGTCACGCTGACCGCGGAGGTGCCGGAATGA
- a CDS encoding DUF7405 family protein, producing MELPDPDSVSRREFAKAAVALGGVAGLSACLDASDADGGGNADAADGGPLDGVPAGDPGEAPDRQHAWDDALDRDDAGNVVPPTHHVLRYVDVDRGDAPRADARERIEAAFTDLERAFERSAAGLLFTVGYSPAYFDRLPGTLPESVDLPAPRPLTGLEDPSIDEADALVHLAADEPAAVLAADEALFGGATAANGVPVTDASGLFDPVDRRTGFIGAGLPREHRDADGIPDDAPVPEGAKLFMGFANGFAESQATEGRVTIEGGPFAGGTTQQVSTLRTQLDAWWSQESHEQRVAKLFSPTHADEGRVGEYGERLGSDPGVADLPEDAVAYAHEEGVVGHAQKAARAREDGKPRLLRRDFPTTDGDHTGIHFLTLQESIGDFVAVRDAMTGADIADGTAVGSRINNGILQYVFVRSRGNFLVPPRGLRALPDPDPRSEP from the coding sequence ATGGAACTTCCGGATCCGGACTCGGTGTCCCGGCGTGAGTTCGCGAAGGCCGCCGTCGCGCTCGGAGGCGTCGCGGGCCTGAGCGCCTGCCTCGACGCGAGCGACGCCGACGGGGGCGGGAACGCGGACGCGGCCGACGGCGGCCCGCTCGACGGCGTGCCCGCCGGCGACCCCGGCGAGGCCCCGGATCGCCAGCACGCGTGGGACGACGCGCTCGACCGCGACGACGCGGGCAACGTCGTCCCGCCGACCCACCACGTGCTCCGGTACGTCGACGTCGACCGCGGCGACGCCCCCCGGGCCGACGCCCGGGAGCGGATCGAGGCGGCCTTCACTGACCTCGAACGCGCGTTCGAGCGCTCGGCCGCCGGGCTGCTGTTCACCGTGGGCTACTCGCCCGCCTACTTCGACCGGCTGCCGGGAACGCTCCCGGAGTCGGTCGATCTCCCGGCCCCGCGACCGCTGACCGGGCTGGAGGACCCGTCGATCGACGAGGCGGACGCGCTCGTCCACTTGGCCGCAGACGAGCCGGCGGCGGTCCTCGCGGCCGACGAGGCGCTGTTCGGCGGGGCGACCGCCGCCAACGGCGTCCCGGTGACGGACGCGAGCGGCCTGTTCGACCCCGTCGACCGGCGGACCGGATTCATCGGCGCGGGGCTCCCGCGCGAGCATCGCGACGCGGACGGGATCCCCGACGACGCGCCGGTCCCGGAGGGCGCGAAGCTGTTCATGGGGTTCGCGAACGGCTTCGCGGAGTCGCAGGCCACCGAAGGCCGGGTGACGATCGAGGGGGGACCGTTCGCCGGCGGGACGACCCAGCAGGTCTCGACGCTCCGGACGCAGCTCGACGCCTGGTGGTCACAGGAGAGCCACGAGCAGCGCGTGGCGAAGCTGTTCAGCCCGACCCACGCCGACGAGGGGCGCGTCGGCGAGTACGGCGAGCGGCTCGGGAGCGACCCGGGCGTCGCGGACCTCCCGGAAGACGCGGTCGCGTACGCCCACGAGGAGGGCGTCGTCGGGCACGCACAGAAGGCGGCACGCGCCCGCGAGGACGGAAAACCGCGGCTACTCAGGCGCGACTTCCCGACGACCGACGGCGACCACACGGGGATCCACTTCCTCACGCTCCAGGAGTCGATCGGCGACTTCGTCGCCGTCCGCGACGCGATGACCGGCGCGGACATCGCGGACGGGACCGCGGTGGGGAGCCGGATCAACAACGGGATCCTCCAGTACGTGTTCGTCCGGAGCCGCGGGAACTTCCTCGTGCCGCCCCGCGGCCTGCGCGCGCTCCCCGACCCGGACCCGCGGAGCGAGCCGTGA
- a CDS encoding bifunctional metallophosphatase/5'-nucleotidase, translated as MSQDTRSEEVVDETRRRLLAAAAGGVTVGALGTGATGGAAAQDDGTLTLVHDTHFHGRFEDAGNGAIDIARYYAIVEEFRSEYPNTAFLGNGDDLAPSVLGLEFEGEHMVEALNEMGPDAVGAGNHEFDFGVDTASERFEASEFPWVIANLLTPEGEPVPGTERWTTVEVGSYTVGVFGMGTTGFYDITDYPEDWQVLGYTEAAEAAVEALEPETDFIVCASHVSSGVHETIAAVDGVDAIVGSHSNVVYEEPETIEGTTVAEFGDEFDHIGRLTFDVETGELSEWERVDIYDSEALGEDESPPESTENYTPRDVQSVERDQSIAEIADGYLSDLEERLGQPVVETEVELNASFDNYEIETGWGNLMTDLMRDVGNLDEEIDVAVQNAGGIRSGSTYGPGDLTGSDVMNILPFPNEIVVYELTGAQLRSYLQRSVRPMPGDYGAQPAIQVSGVSYEWTGHDGEGQVRNVWVGGEPIDPEATYLVSTNDFVAGRSEEFVEDSRVFNSGQFQGPFVKDTLDAEYDTIAPEREERMIRVDEVVEDASVEATEDALTVSFPQTDAVSSVVEDTYRLVAPGHGVVEASSVSGGDEVVVELAAEAVVEAFDATGADALSLVGGFDPNSDHYGYENDDGELIELPVNASYDYYELRASLSGEDVRATVGGDDGSDGDDSDDGSGGDDGSDSDGSDGGSDGSDGDGSDDGSDSGGSDGSDGGDGETADDTPGFGPLAGAAGVSGAAYLYGKYGASDGGDDGAADE; from the coding sequence ATGTCGCAAGACACGCGGTCGGAGGAGGTCGTCGATGAGACGCGCCGTCGCCTGCTGGCGGCGGCCGCGGGCGGGGTAACCGTCGGTGCCCTCGGAACCGGGGCGACGGGCGGCGCGGCCGCGCAGGACGACGGGACGCTCACGCTCGTCCACGACACGCACTTCCACGGCCGGTTCGAGGACGCGGGCAACGGCGCGATAGACATCGCGCGCTACTACGCCATCGTCGAGGAGTTCCGCAGCGAGTACCCGAACACGGCCTTCCTCGGGAACGGCGACGACCTCGCGCCGTCGGTCCTCGGCTTGGAGTTCGAGGGCGAGCACATGGTCGAGGCGCTAAACGAGATGGGGCCGGACGCCGTCGGGGCGGGAAATCACGAGTTCGACTTCGGTGTCGACACCGCGAGCGAACGGTTCGAGGCCTCCGAGTTCCCGTGGGTGATCGCCAACCTCCTCACGCCGGAGGGGGAGCCGGTCCCCGGGACGGAGCGGTGGACGACCGTCGAGGTCGGGAGCTACACCGTCGGCGTCTTCGGGATGGGCACCACCGGCTTCTACGACATCACGGACTACCCCGAGGACTGGCAGGTGCTCGGCTACACGGAGGCCGCCGAGGCCGCCGTCGAGGCGCTCGAACCCGAGACGGACTTCATCGTCTGCGCGTCGCACGTCTCCAGCGGCGTTCACGAGACCATCGCGGCGGTCGACGGCGTCGACGCCATCGTCGGGTCGCACTCCAACGTCGTCTACGAGGAGCCGGAGACCATCGAGGGGACGACGGTCGCCGAGTTCGGCGACGAGTTCGACCACATCGGGCGGCTGACCTTCGACGTCGAGACGGGCGAGCTCTCGGAGTGGGAGCGGGTCGACATCTACGACTCGGAGGCGCTCGGCGAGGACGAGTCGCCGCCGGAGTCGACCGAGAACTACACGCCGCGCGACGTGCAGTCGGTCGAGCGGGACCAGTCGATCGCCGAGATCGCGGACGGCTACCTCTCGGACCTCGAGGAGCGCCTCGGCCAGCCCGTCGTCGAGACGGAGGTCGAGCTCAACGCCAGCTTCGACAACTACGAGATCGAGACGGGGTGGGGGAACCTGATGACCGACCTGATGCGGGACGTCGGCAACCTCGACGAGGAGATCGACGTCGCGGTCCAGAACGCCGGCGGCATCCGCTCGGGGTCCACGTACGGTCCCGGCGACCTCACCGGCAGCGACGTGATGAACATCCTGCCGTTCCCGAACGAGATCGTCGTCTACGAGCTGACCGGCGCGCAGCTCCGGTCGTACCTCCAGCGGTCGGTGCGGCCGATGCCGGGCGATTACGGCGCGCAGCCGGCCATTCAGGTGTCCGGCGTCTCCTACGAGTGGACCGGCCACGACGGCGAGGGGCAGGTCCGAAACGTCTGGGTCGGCGGGGAGCCGATCGACCCCGAGGCGACGTACCTCGTCTCGACGAACGACTTCGTCGCCGGCCGGAGCGAGGAGTTCGTCGAGGACTCCCGCGTGTTCAACTCGGGGCAGTTCCAGGGGCCGTTCGTCAAGGACACGCTCGACGCCGAGTACGACACGATCGCGCCGGAGCGCGAGGAGCGGATGATCCGCGTCGACGAGGTGGTCGAGGACGCGAGCGTCGAGGCGACCGAGGACGCGCTCACCGTCTCGTTCCCGCAGACGGACGCGGTCTCGTCGGTCGTCGAGGACACCTACCGGCTCGTGGCACCCGGTCACGGCGTCGTCGAGGCGTCGTCGGTGTCCGGGGGCGACGAGGTCGTCGTCGAACTCGCCGCGGAGGCCGTCGTCGAGGCGTTCGACGCCACCGGGGCCGACGCGCTGTCGCTGGTCGGCGGGTTCGACCCGAACAGCGACCACTACGGCTACGAGAACGACGACGGCGAACTGATCGAACTCCCCGTCAACGCGAGCTACGACTACTACGAACTGCGGGCCTCGCTGTCCGGCGAGGACGTTCGGGCGACCGTCGGCGGCGACGACGGCTCCGACGGCGACGACTCCGATGACGGGTCCGGCGGAGACGACGGGAGCGACTCGGACGGTTCGGACGGCGGCTCCGACGGGTCCGACGGCGACGGTTCGGACGACGGGAGCGACTCGGGCGGTTCCGACGGTTCGGACGGCGGCGACGGCGAGACCGCCGACGACACGCCCGGGTTCGGTCCGCTCGCCGGGGCCGCGGGCGTCTCGGGCGCGGCGTACCTCTACGGGAAGTACGGCGCGAGCGACGGGGGCGACGACGGCGCGGCCGACGAGTAG
- a CDS encoding aldehyde ferredoxin oxidoreductase family protein: MTEMGGYRDRVAQVDLTGGDVSYRGIDEEDAEKYIGARGLGVKYVFDKGPDVDPLGPENRLAFMTGPLTGTQTVMSGRIALVTKSPLTGTVTDSHHGGWSGARLKWAGLDGILLDGESDEPVYLFVEDGDVEVRDASHLWGQGVHDTIDQIGEEVDGKVGRNVSVMAIGQGGENEVRYGCVINEDDRASGRGGTGAVMGAKNVKAVVVKSGTDMPKPADPETFQEGYQQAMEVIRESDVTAPNEGGLSMYGTNVLMNATEEMDGLPTKNAKYTSTEEYGETEGVDMQAERVSGENVRENILVDEPTCHSCPVACKKEVEVNVTHKGQEMNVRTESYEYESAWALGPNSGHSDRDEIALMLQRCNDLGIDTIEAGNMMAMAMEMSEEGKLDGVGHLDWGDSETMIDLIEEIGHRSSDLGDLLAEGPERVADAKDAHGNKLSVKGQTMAAYDPRCMKGMGIAYATSNRGACHLRGYTPAAEILGIPEKVDPYEWEGKGELTATFQDLHAVSDSFDICKFSAFAEGIEEYVLQYNGMTGRDLSEDDLFEAGERVYNLERYYNNLVGFDGADDTLPNRFVEGHPDAIPGTGASEGELVELDQLKAEYYETRDWVDGVVPDEKLAELDIDIGPGTGVSAGDSAAPADD, from the coding sequence ATGACTGAAATGGGCGGCTACAGAGACCGTGTGGCACAGGTCGACCTCACCGGTGGCGACGTCAGCTACCGCGGGATCGACGAGGAGGACGCGGAGAAGTACATCGGCGCGCGCGGGCTCGGCGTCAAGTACGTCTTCGACAAGGGTCCCGACGTGGACCCGCTGGGACCGGAGAACCGACTGGCGTTCATGACCGGACCGCTGACGGGCACCCAGACCGTGATGAGCGGCCGGATCGCGCTGGTGACGAAGTCCCCGCTGACGGGCACCGTCACCGACTCGCACCACGGCGGCTGGTCCGGCGCGCGGCTCAAGTGGGCCGGGCTGGACGGCATCCTGCTCGACGGCGAGAGCGACGAGCCGGTGTACCTGTTCGTCGAGGACGGCGACGTCGAGGTACGCGACGCCTCGCACCTCTGGGGACAGGGCGTCCACGACACGATCGACCAGATCGGCGAGGAGGTCGACGGCAAGGTCGGCCGTAACGTCTCCGTGATGGCGATCGGGCAGGGCGGCGAGAACGAGGTCCGGTACGGCTGCGTCATCAACGAGGACGACCGCGCCTCGGGCCGCGGCGGCACCGGGGCCGTGATGGGCGCGAAGAACGTCAAGGCGGTCGTCGTGAAGTCGGGGACCGACATGCCGAAGCCCGCCGACCCGGAGACGTTCCAGGAGGGCTACCAGCAGGCGATGGAGGTCATCCGCGAGTCCGACGTCACCGCGCCCAACGAGGGCGGGCTCTCGATGTACGGGACGAACGTCCTGATGAACGCGACCGAGGAGATGGACGGCCTCCCGACGAAGAACGCGAAGTACACCTCGACGGAGGAGTACGGCGAGACCGAGGGCGTCGACATGCAGGCGGAGCGCGTCTCCGGCGAGAACGTCCGCGAGAACATCCTCGTCGACGAGCCGACCTGTCACTCCTGTCCGGTCGCGTGTAAGAAGGAGGTCGAGGTCAACGTCACCCACAAGGGGCAGGAGATGAACGTCCGCACGGAGTCGTACGAGTACGAGTCCGCGTGGGCGCTCGGCCCGAACTCGGGCCACTCCGACCGCGACGAGATCGCGCTGATGCTCCAGCGCTGTAACGACCTCGGCATCGACACCATCGAGGCCGGCAACATGATGGCGATGGCGATGGAGATGAGCGAGGAGGGCAAACTCGACGGCGTCGGCCACCTCGACTGGGGGGACTCCGAGACGATGATCGACCTCATCGAGGAGATCGGTCACCGCTCGTCGGACCTCGGCGACCTCCTCGCGGAGGGCCCCGAGCGCGTCGCGGACGCGAAGGACGCGCACGGCAACAAGCTCTCGGTCAAGGGCCAGACGATGGCCGCCTACGACCCGCGCTGTATGAAGGGCATGGGGATCGCGTACGCGACCTCCAACCGCGGTGCCTGCCACCTGCGCGGCTACACGCCGGCCGCCGAGATCCTCGGCATCCCGGAGAAGGTCGATCCGTACGAGTGGGAGGGGAAGGGCGAACTCACCGCCACCTTCCAGGACCTCCACGCCGTCTCGGACTCGTTCGACATCTGTAAGTTCAGCGCGTTCGCCGAGGGGATCGAGGAGTACGTGCTCCAGTACAACGGCATGACCGGCCGCGACCTCTCGGAGGACGACCTGTTCGAGGCGGGCGAGCGCGTCTACAACCTCGAACGCTACTACAACAACCTCGTCGGCTTCGACGGCGCGGACGACACGCTGCCGAACCGCTTCGTCGAGGGCCACCCGGACGCCATCCCCGGCACGGGCGCGAGCGAGGGCGAACTCGTCGAACTCGACCAGCTGAAGGCCGAGTACTACGAGACCCGCGACTGGGTCGACGGCGTCGTTCCGGACGAGAAGCTCGCCGAGCTCGACATCGACATCGGGCCTGGCACCGGCGTCTCCGCCGGTGACTCGGCGGCTCCCGCCGACGACTGA
- a CDS encoding AzlD domain-containing protein, giving the protein MTGALGGLIASPRAWVAILAIGAITYGIRLSFIHLFGRIDGVPTRLQRPLRYVPPAVLAALVLPDLVTPRPSVAATLLDERLIAGLVAGAVAWRTEDVFATIASGMLALWLFRFVVFA; this is encoded by the coding sequence GTGACCGGCGCGCTCGGCGGGCTGATCGCCTCTCCGCGCGCCTGGGTCGCCATCCTCGCGATCGGCGCGATCACCTACGGCATCCGGCTCTCCTTCATCCACCTGTTCGGCCGGATCGACGGGGTCCCGACGCGGCTCCAGCGCCCGCTGCGGTACGTCCCGCCCGCGGTGCTGGCGGCGCTGGTCCTCCCCGACCTGGTGACGCCGCGCCCGTCGGTCGCCGCGACGCTGCTCGACGAGCGGCTGATCGCGGGCCTCGTCGCCGGCGCGGTCGCGTGGCGGACCGAAGACGTGTTCGCCACCATCGCGAGCGGGATGCTCGCGCTGTGGCTGTTCCGGTTCGTCGTGTTCGCGTGA
- a CDS encoding AzlC family ABC transporter permease, whose amino-acid sequence MRGPVLDEDLLAGVRDVSPLILGIAPFSLVAGIAAVDAGLGLAEAVGMSVIVFAGASQLAALELLGENAPLAVVVGTAAVINLRMLMYSASIAPHFADYGRRLRTGLAYLLTDQAYALSVAEFDENPERSRWRYYLGAAASLWIVWQIGTVAGVVLGAGVPDAWGLTFAVPLVFLALLVPAMKDRPTTVAGVAGGAVAVAAVGLPLNLGLLAGALCGIAAGLLAEVTAS is encoded by the coding sequence GTGCGCGGGCCCGTCCTCGACGAGGACCTGCTCGCGGGCGTTCGGGACGTTTCCCCGCTTATCCTCGGTATCGCGCCCTTCTCGCTCGTGGCCGGCATCGCCGCCGTCGACGCCGGACTCGGGCTCGCCGAGGCGGTCGGCATGTCGGTGATCGTGTTCGCGGGGGCGTCCCAACTGGCGGCGCTGGAGCTGCTCGGCGAGAACGCCCCCCTCGCGGTCGTTGTCGGCACGGCCGCGGTGATCAACCTCCGGATGCTGATGTACTCCGCCTCCATCGCGCCCCACTTCGCCGACTACGGCCGCCGGCTCCGCACGGGACTGGCGTACCTGCTCACGGATCAGGCGTACGCGCTGTCGGTCGCCGAGTTCGACGAGAACCCGGAGCGCAGCCGCTGGCGCTACTACCTCGGCGCGGCCGCGTCGCTGTGGATCGTCTGGCAGATCGGGACGGTCGCGGGCGTCGTCCTCGGTGCCGGCGTCCCCGACGCGTGGGGGCTCACCTTCGCGGTGCCGCTCGTCTTCCTCGCGCTCCTCGTTCCCGCGATGAAGGACCGACCGACGACCGTCGCCGGCGTCGCCGGCGGTGCGGTCGCCGTCGCCGCGGTCGGACTCCCGCTCAACCTCGGCCTGCTCGCCGGCGCGCTGTGCGGGATCGCCGCCGGACTGCTGGCAGAGGTGACGGCGTCGTGA
- a CDS encoding RNA methyltransferase → MSGEGAEETAATTEDETAERSETGADRRKPVVVVVEPETPGNVGTIARAMKNFGLTDLKLVDPPELKEDGEAYGFAGHAREDVLPNADEVTFDEVVANYHTVGTTAITGEDDRSHERFPFKTPVELRESLKTVDAPTAIVFGREGRGLNNEELSRLDEVCSIPADEDYPVLNLGQAATVLLYELRDLTVGETQLPDTEVTRAPENDVERFHDFFDDFLASTGQRDHVREKNALLMRRLMGRAHPTEREIHTLLGTFRKANTKLEHADRLAAKYDEPPYPRDP, encoded by the coding sequence GCCGACCGTCGGAAACCGGTCGTCGTCGTCGTCGAGCCGGAGACGCCCGGCAACGTCGGCACCATCGCGCGGGCGATGAAGAACTTCGGGCTCACCGACCTCAAGCTGGTCGACCCGCCGGAGCTGAAGGAGGACGGCGAGGCGTACGGCTTCGCCGGCCACGCCCGCGAGGACGTGCTGCCGAACGCCGACGAGGTCACCTTCGACGAGGTCGTCGCGAACTACCACACGGTCGGGACCACCGCGATCACGGGCGAGGACGACCGCAGCCACGAGCGGTTCCCGTTCAAGACGCCCGTCGAACTGCGTGAGTCGCTGAAGACGGTCGACGCACCCACCGCGATCGTCTTCGGCCGCGAGGGGCGCGGCCTCAACAACGAGGAGCTCTCGCGGCTCGACGAGGTGTGTTCGATCCCGGCCGACGAGGACTACCCGGTGTTGAACCTCGGACAGGCAGCGACGGTGCTCCTGTACGAACTCCGCGATCTGACCGTCGGGGAGACGCAGCTCCCCGACACCGAGGTGACCCGCGCGCCGGAGAACGACGTCGAGCGCTTCCACGACTTCTTCGACGACTTCCTCGCGTCGACGGGGCAGCGCGACCACGTCCGCGAGAAGAACGCGCTGCTGATGCGGCGGCTCATGGGCCGCGCGCACCCGACGGAACGCGAGATACACACGCTCCTCGGCACCTTCCGCAAGGCGAACACGAAGCTGGAACACGCCGACCGGCTCGCGGCGAAGTACGACGAGCCGCCGTACCCGAGGGATCCGTAG